From Candidatus Doudnabacteria bacterium, a single genomic window includes:
- a CDS encoding MerR family DNA-binding transcriptional regulator, which translates to MSFEELPELLTIREVTHLLNVHPNTLRNWEKEGLINVVRIGPRKDRRYEKQVIRKIMRP; encoded by the coding sequence ATGTCTTTTGAGGAACTGCCAGAGCTTCTGACGATCCGCGAGGTGACTCATTTGCTGAATGTTCATCCGAATACCCTTCGGAATTGGGAAAAAGAAGGGCTGATTAATGTTGTCCGGATCGGTCCCAGAAAAGACAGGCGATATGAGAAGCAGGTTATCAGGAAAATAATGCGGCCGTAA
- a CDS encoding immunoglobulin-like domain-containing protein: MTERKTKLILIAVISAGIFGVGFYFLALPHLNLNKTATTVTKLFGSVFPTPKFPSTGTIETPVEGTPTAVTPDVNTPAAGTSAGTTPAIVIPLATRQAFARPITDTTPQLLGKTIFRKKDQATIPVHPRFKNGNTNIAFYALCPTVACPAVGTTASPKYNFFAEDTTTGDQPFSNYWTPDPSFHKIVVVEYVNDNHQFTCSDLSLDQCIANRHFISQTSIQLVDDNAITFHIITLVENGTDGTAVPSDFMVHVKNAGADVAASPASGTAVLPGTLYTLSAGTYAVSEDANALYTQSFSGDCDLTGGITLVAGDDKTCTITNTFGPPVTTTATLHVIKQVNNSSGGTAVASDFNIHVKNAGADVAGSPTVGTAAPGSLYSLAVGIYNVSEDANTSYTPSFSGNCDITGSITLVAGDDKTCTITNNQISANTTPAALHVIKLVVNGSDGIATSSDFNIHVKNAGGDVVGSPAVGVAAPGTLYTLSAGAYAVSEDANALYTQSFSGDCDAGGNVTLLAGDNKTCTITNTQISSVPIVPPPGTGTVLATLHVIKLVVNSSDSTAVASDFNIHVKNADVDVPGSPAVGAATPGTSYSLSPGTVVISEDANIAYVQSFSGDCDSTGNITLSVGDDKTCTITNTNISVPVPTPIPEPTPTPTTSPDTTAPVIILIGDPTINLNVGDTYIEQGATATDDVDSSVAVVVSGTVDTSTAGTYIIHYNATDAADNPATEVTRTINVAESVPALPSTGSGPLMLSNSSGIIILNVILGIILASLVFLFIRKRRGSPVVKQDQQIDSTAISSAPTALVGRNNPEQPTASGDHTSTGNNQIDKPPIQTPTPEPTPLPAPKITPEPTQPENNDKEVLK, translated from the coding sequence ATGACGGAGAGAAAAACCAAATTAATATTAATAGCAGTTATTTCTGCAGGAATATTCGGAGTCGGATTTTATTTTCTTGCGTTGCCTCATCTCAATTTGAATAAAACGGCAACTACTGTAACCAAGTTGTTTGGCTCAGTATTTCCGACGCCTAAATTCCCTTCAACCGGAACGATAGAAACGCCGGTTGAAGGAACTCCCACCGCAGTAACACCTGATGTAAACACTCCGGCTGCAGGAACATCTGCCGGTACGACACCAGCTATTGTAATACCACTTGCAACTAGACAAGCATTTGCGAGACCGATCACCGATACGACACCACAATTGCTCGGCAAGACAATATTTAGAAAGAAAGACCAGGCGACGATACCGGTTCATCCTCGTTTCAAGAACGGTAATACAAATATTGCTTTTTATGCATTGTGTCCGACCGTGGCTTGTCCTGCCGTCGGTACCACGGCTTCACCCAAGTATAATTTTTTTGCAGAAGATACAACTACCGGTGATCAACCGTTTTCAAATTATTGGACTCCTGACCCTTCTTTTCATAAAATTGTAGTAGTAGAATATGTTAATGATAATCACCAATTTACGTGTTCGGATCTTAGCTTAGATCAGTGTATTGCCAATCGACATTTCATCAGTCAAACTTCTATACAACTTGTAGATGACAATGCGATAACTTTTCATATAATTACGCTCGTTGAGAACGGGACCGACGGTACGGCCGTTCCTTCTGACTTTATGGTTCACGTCAAGAATGCCGGTGCGGATGTTGCAGCAAGTCCTGCATCCGGAACGGCAGTATTACCGGGAACTTTATATACACTTTCTGCCGGCACCTATGCTGTCAGTGAGGATGCAAATGCTCTTTACACCCAAAGCTTCAGCGGGGATTGTGATTTGACCGGCGGCATTACTCTGGTGGCAGGGGATGACAAGACATGTACCATCACCAACACTTTCGGTCCGCCGGTGACAACAACGGCCACCCTGCACGTCATTAAACAGGTTAATAACAGTAGCGGCGGCACGGCAGTTGCTTCCGACTTTAATATTCACGTCAAGAATGCCGGAGCGGATGTCGCAGGAAGCCCGACAGTCGGAACAGCTGCGCCGGGATCTTTATATTCACTCGCTGTCGGCATATACAACGTCAGCGAAGATGCCAACACTTCTTATACGCCAAGCTTTAGCGGTAATTGTGATATAACCGGCAGCATTACTCTGGTGGCAGGGGATGACAAGACATGTACCATCACCAACAATCAAATATCTGCAAACACGACACCGGCTGCTCTTCATGTCATTAAGCTCGTAGTTAATGGAAGTGACGGCATCGCAACTTCTTCTGACTTTAATATCCACGTAAAGAATGCAGGTGGGGATGTTGTGGGAAGTCCTGCGGTCGGAGTTGCAGCACCCGGAACTTTGTATACACTTTCTGCAGGCGCGTATGCTGTCAGTGAGGATGCGAATGCCCTATACACGCAAAGCTTCAGCGGGGATTGTGATGCTGGTGGCAATGTGACGTTGCTGGCTGGCGACAATAAGACATGTACCATCACCAACACTCAAATTTCTTCAGTACCGATAGTACCGCCACCTGGGACGGGTACAGTTTTGGCAACACTTCATGTAATCAAACTCGTGGTTAATAGCAGCGACAGCACGGCGGTTGCATCCGACTTTAATATCCACGTAAAGAATGCCGATGTGGATGTGCCGGGGAGCCCGGCAGTCGGGGCTGCGACGCCCGGAACTTCTTATTCTCTCTCTCCCGGCACGGTTGTAATAAGCGAAGATGCCAACATCGCTTATGTACAAAGCTTTAGCGGGGATTGTGATTCGACCGGCAATATTACGCTGTCGGTTGGCGACGACAAGACATGTACGATTACCAACACCAATATTTCTGTTCCGGTACCTACCCCTATTCCCGAGCCCACCCCAACTCCAACTACCTCGCCAGACACCACAGCACCGGTCATCATACTTATTGGCGATCCAACGATTAATCTAAATGTCGGCGACACATATATAGAACAAGGTGCTACCGCAACAGATGATGTCGATAGCTCGGTTGCAGTTGTGGTCAGCGGGACTGTGGACACATCTACAGCCGGTACTTATATAATTCACTACAACGCCACAGACGCTGCCGACAACCCTGCGACCGAAGTTACCCGAACGATCAATGTAGCCGAATCAGTCCCAGCTTTACCCAGTACGGGATCGGGTCCTCTTATGCTAAGTAATTCATCAGGTATTATTATACTGAATGTGATCCTCGGGATAATTTTGGCTTCGCTTGTTTTCTTGTTTATAAGGAAACGCAGGGGTAGCCCGGTTGTTAAACAGGATCAGCAAATAGACAGCACCGCGATTAGTTCTGCCCCAACTGCACTCGTCGGGCGTAATAATCCCGAACAACCCACAGCGTCAGGGGATCATACAAGCACCGGCAATAATCAGATCGATAAGCCGCCGATCCAGACCCCCACCCCAGAGCCTACTCCGCTCCCAGCACCAAAAATAACTCCCGAACCTACACAGCCGGAAAACAATGATAAGGAAGTTTTGAAATAA
- a CDS encoding dockerin type I domain-containing protein — protein MKLKETNIVVLFTIGGLLILSINLAQATDYSSANFTVTNPVIDTGSASSSSANFGLGQSSSQTAIGRSSSGSFQVWSGFQYFFKVNANTLTATAGDGLIDLSWTVPATFLGIAVSSYEVGVGTVSGSYVFTDVGNVTSFSKTGLANGTPYFFKIKAKSAGGLLLVFSNEASATPVGATYPTPYATPYQTPGGGGGGGGGGGSPPPPPSGTASIVLKGLASPGASVFVLRDGAVAATSTADPAAGFSITISGLGTGIYSFTLYAEDVKGVRTSTTSFIQALTNGVSTTVDNIFLGPSIGTDKSVVKLGDTLNIFGYTAPTSQVSVFVNSAPVITKVTAAQSGAWFQAFNTAVLDQGAHTTRSQSAKDNLLSVYSNTVDFQVGDTSVPITPGTCGRSDLNCDGKVNLVDFSILLFFWQQTNPSNPRADIKKDGVVDLTDFSILLFDWSG, from the coding sequence ATGAAACTGAAAGAAACAAATATTGTCGTCCTGTTTACTATAGGCGGACTGCTGATTTTATCCATAAATCTAGCACAAGCTACAGATTATTCTTCCGCCAATTTCACCGTGACCAATCCGGTAATTGATACAGGCAGTGCTTCGTCGTCATCCGCTAATTTTGGTCTGGGGCAATCTTCCTCCCAAACCGCCATCGGTAGATCTTCATCCGGCAGTTTTCAGGTCTGGAGCGGGTTTCAATATTTTTTCAAAGTCAATGCCAATACGTTAACCGCGACCGCGGGAGACGGCTTGATTGATTTGAGCTGGACCGTGCCGGCAACGTTTTTGGGGATCGCGGTTTCTTCATATGAAGTCGGTGTTGGGACCGTGTCCGGTTCCTATGTTTTTACCGACGTAGGCAATGTTACAAGTTTTTCCAAAACGGGCTTGGCCAACGGCACGCCGTATTTTTTCAAGATCAAAGCCAAATCAGCCGGCGGTTTGCTGTTGGTGTTTTCCAACGAAGCATCAGCCACACCCGTGGGAGCAACTTATCCGACTCCTTACGCTACTCCTTATCAAACGCCGGGTGGAGGTGGTGGGGGAGGAGGCGGAGGCGGGTCACCACCCCCTCCACCGTCCGGTACCGCGAGTATTGTCCTGAAAGGTTTGGCGTCACCCGGAGCTTCTGTATTTGTTTTGCGTGACGGGGCCGTGGCCGCCACGAGCACTGCTGATCCGGCAGCGGGATTCAGCATAACCATAAGCGGCCTTGGCACAGGCATTTATTCGTTTACTCTTTATGCGGAGGATGTAAAGGGAGTGCGGACCTCTACCACCAGTTTCATACAAGCGTTGACCAATGGCGTCAGCACTACGGTTGATAATATTTTTTTGGGCCCCAGCATCGGCACGGATAAAAGTGTTGTGAAGCTCGGCGATACTCTGAATATTTTCGGCTATACCGCGCCGACCTCGCAAGTTTCGGTATTCGTGAATTCTGCCCCGGTCATAACTAAGGTTACCGCGGCCCAAAGCGGCGCCTGGTTTCAGGCCTTCAATACAGCCGTACTCGACCAAGGTGCGCACACCACCCGTTCACAGTCAGCCAAGGACAATTTACTTTCGGTTTACAGCAATACCGTGGACTTTCAGGTAGGCGATACTTCCGTGCCAATCACTCCCGGCACCTGCGGCCGGTCAGACCTTAACTGCGACGGCAAGGTCAACTTGGTAGATTTTTCAATCTTGCTGTTCTTTTGGCAGCAGACCAACCCGTCAAATCCCAGAGCCGATATTAAGAAAGACGGCGTTGTCGATCTGACGGATTTTTCAATATTATTATTTGATTGGTCTGGCTGA
- a CDS encoding cohesin domain-containing protein, translating into MTILGFLAVFLFLPQISHAATIFTTPSSGSFGVGSSFTVSIKTNTQGAAVNTAEATISYSTDTLDLVSVKQGSTFFLSAPGSPAKGTGTAYFGGGVPSPGYNGSGGTLGTATFRAKAAGAATVTISSGKVLLNDGNGTDAFSGGSGGRFNITAPAPYATPSTSPAGALTVTVTSGTHPVQDNSYSSRDVILNWDRPAGVFGYSFALDQIPDTIPDNTLDTTVTTTKTYTGLADGTWYFHIKARTQSSSAGFGPTTNFKIQINTQNPASLTPPAPIAAPGSASVGFFQSTVSVPVYILYSLIVLILILSGFLIWFMAKSSKKKR; encoded by the coding sequence ATGACAATCCTCGGTTTTCTGGCGGTTTTTTTGTTTTTGCCCCAAATTTCTCACGCCGCAACCATATTCACCACTCCCTCCTCAGGAAGTTTTGGAGTAGGCTCTTCTTTTACAGTTTCCATAAAAACCAACACGCAGGGAGCTGCGGTCAACACTGCTGAAGCCACGATCTCTTATTCCACCGACACCCTGGACCTGGTCTCGGTCAAACAAGGTTCAACTTTTTTCCTCTCCGCACCCGGTTCGCCTGCCAAAGGAACAGGCACCGCTTATTTTGGCGGGGGAGTGCCCTCACCGGGTTACAATGGTAGCGGGGGCACTCTCGGTACCGCCACATTCCGCGCCAAGGCAGCGGGGGCAGCGACTGTCACTATCAGTTCCGGCAAGGTTTTATTGAATGACGGCAATGGCACTGATGCTTTTTCAGGCGGTTCAGGCGGCCGGTTTAATATTACGGCACCGGCGCCTTACGCAACCCCTTCAACATCACCGGCAGGCGCGTTAACCGTAACAGTGACATCCGGTACACATCCGGTGCAGGATAATTCGTACAGCAGCCGCGATGTTATTCTGAACTGGGATAGGCCGGCTGGTGTTTTTGGCTATAGTTTTGCGCTGGACCAAATTCCGGATACGATCCCTGACAATACATTAGATACGACGGTCACCACTACCAAGACATACACCGGTTTAGCGGACGGGACCTGGTATTTTCATATCAAGGCTCGTACGCAATCTTCTTCTGCCGGGTTTGGACCGACTACAAATTTTAAAATCCAAATTAATACCCAAAATCCAGCATCGCTGACTCCTCCGGCACCGATAGCGGCACCGGGTTCGGCAAGCGTCGGGTTTTTTCAGAGCACCGTGTCCGTTCCGGTCTATATTTTGTATTCACTGATTGTGCTGATCCTGATCTTGTCCGGATTTTTAATTTGGTTTATGGCTAAGAGCAGTAAGAAAAAGCGTTGA
- a CDS encoding cohesin domain-containing protein — MKKILIVFGIVFAFAVLPRMVLAATLYASPSSGSFGVGSSFTVSIKTNTQGAAVNTAEATISYSTDTLDLVSVKQGSTFFLSAPGSPAKGTGTAYFGGGLPTPGYNDTAGVLGTMTFRAKASGTGIVTIDSGKVLLNDGNGTNAFTSSSGGRFTITAASLPAGAVTVTSVTDPVSDDWYNQPNATFSWDRPAGVFGYSFVLDQIPDTVPDDILDTTITTSKSYTGLTDGTWYFHIKARVQSASAGFGRTTDYKIQVDTSSSPAFEVKLLGGTDANHVTQTPTIIFEAMDATSGIDHYEIVLDNRTIANKADSPYTFDKIATPGAHLIKVLAFDKAGNEQTAQLPIQISVAGGFLQKTWTLPVYLLLIVNLLILLIITLILWLIFKRKKKRTAVSDEIADIQAEIDHSLEQLKQRINNKLLTLTARSTQEIFNKEEQASKDISVSVNKTRKSVDKKIGKLSRKISKQKEDKILE; from the coding sequence ATGAAAAAAATATTAATTGTTTTCGGAATCGTATTTGCTTTCGCGGTTTTGCCGCGGATGGTTTTGGCTGCAACTTTATATGCCAGCCCCTCCTCAGGAAGTTTTGGAGTAGGCTCTTCTTTTACAGTTTCCATAAAAACCAACACGCAGGGAGCTGCGGTCAACACTGCTGAAGCCACGATCTCTTATTCCACCGACACCCTGGACCTGGTCTCGGTCAAACAAGGTTCAACTTTTTTCCTCTCCGCACCCGGTTCGCCTGCCAAAGGAACAGGCACCGCTTATTTTGGCGGGGGATTACCGACTCCAGGATATAATGATACTGCCGGCGTACTCGGCACCATGACGTTCCGCGCCAAAGCTTCAGGCACGGGAATTGTTACGATCGATTCAGGAAAAGTTTTGTTGAATGACGGCAATGGCACCAATGCTTTTACTTCCAGCTCAGGCGGCCGATTTACGATAACAGCAGCATCGCTCCCAGCCGGCGCGGTCACAGTAACAAGCGTCACGGATCCGGTTTCTGATGATTGGTATAACCAACCCAATGCGACTTTCAGCTGGGATCGGCCGGCCGGCGTTTTTGGTTATAGTTTTGTGCTGGATCAAATTCCTGATACTGTCCCGGATGATATTTTAGACACGACTATCACAACTTCTAAATCATACACGGGTTTAACAGACGGAACTTGGTATTTCCATATTAAAGCGCGGGTGCAATCCGCATCTGCCGGGTTTGGCCGGACCACGGATTATAAAATTCAGGTTGATACGTCGTCGTCGCCGGCTTTTGAGGTGAAACTGCTCGGGGGAACTGATGCTAATCATGTGACCCAAACACCCACGATAATATTTGAGGCAATGGATGCAACATCCGGCATTGATCATTATGAAATAGTCCTTGATAACCGGACAATCGCAAATAAAGCTGACTCGCCATATACTTTTGATAAGATCGCAACCCCGGGCGCGCATTTAATCAAGGTTTTGGCTTTTGATAAAGCGGGTAACGAACAAACTGCCCAGCTGCCGATCCAGATCTCTGTGGCGGGCGGATTTTTGCAAAAAACCTGGACGCTCCCTGTATATCTTTTGCTGATCGTCAATCTGCTGATCCTGCTGATAATAACGCTGATCCTGTGGCTGATATTCAAGCGGAAGAAAAAGCGGACTGCTGTATCTGACGAGATCGCGGATATTCAAGCCGAGATCGATCACAGTTTGGAGCAACTGAAGCAGAGGATCAACAATAAGCTTTTGACTCTGACAGCGCGGTCAACCCAGGAAATATTTAATAAGGAAGAACAAGCGTCTAAAGATATTTCGGTCAGCGTGAACAAAACCCGCAAGAGCGTGGATAAGAAGATAGGCAAACTTTCCAGAAAAATTTCGAAACAAAAAGAAGACAAAATTTTAGAATAA
- a CDS encoding helix-turn-helix domain-containing protein, with amino-acid sequence MSHGLDGGGREPPPDKIDEPPCGKLVHIPLAGTSLKEIERQAIIEALRMSDWVQKGAAELLSISPRVINYKMKILGIGRFLEQRQKTSDS; translated from the coding sequence ATGAGCCACGGACTCGACGGAGGAGGACGGGAACCGCCTCCCGATAAAATTGATGAACCACCCTGCGGCAAACTGGTACACATTCCGCTCGCCGGCACTTCCCTCAAAGAGATAGAGCGCCAGGCGATCATCGAAGCGCTCAGGATGAGTGACTGGGTGCAAAAAGGCGCAGCCGAACTTCTTTCTATCAGCCCGCGTGTTATAAACTACAAGATGAAAATACTGGGTATAGGAAGATTTTTGGAGCAACGCCAAAAAACCTCCGATAGCTGA
- a CDS encoding response regulator produces the protein MKILYIEDHEQLAKTVQGYLQDHGHEVVWADKISRALEEMSNDRFDGIICDGTLDPKNRNDGFRFVQQLLTQGKKVVLFSTMRPVDVPEGMPFVWKNSKDAPDLLLEKLLAL, from the coding sequence ATGAAGATCCTGTATATCGAGGACCACGAACAACTGGCCAAGACAGTCCAAGGTTACTTGCAAGATCACGGCCACGAAGTCGTCTGGGCCGACAAGATCTCTCGTGCGCTCGAAGAAATGTCCAACGACCGGTTCGACGGCATCATCTGCGACGGCACGCTTGACCCGAAAAATCGCAACGACGGTTTCCGGTTCGTGCAGCAACTCCTGACGCAGGGGAAAAAAGTGGTGCTGTTCTCGACCATGCGGCCTGTGGACGTACCCGAAGGCATGCCATTCGTCTGGAAAAACTCTAAGGATGCACCAGACTTGCTGCTAGAAAAACTTCTGGCACTGTAG
- a CDS encoding interleukin-like EMT inducer domain-containing protein — protein MKEWVFLLVAALAAASCSNTTSVSAPTQTATNSVPISKSVIFDAISEGNKMSSFAEFRKNGTAFYHKTGGAGGGRGFNIAVIDLNTGEQVGQVQNFDTWGSVSPSLVTAYLDSIPNKSLILIAVGDEAGINHWDTCDFYSGSSLNLIDSLRALGSTMISNYCYGYSWSMIAIKGGDKKDEQLLTIGDAKSTFSLQLP, from the coding sequence GTGAAGGAATGGGTTTTCCTGCTCGTCGCTGCTCTCGCGGCTGCTTCATGCAGCAACACTACATCCGTGTCAGCGCCTACGCAGACGGCCACGAACTCTGTGCCGATCAGCAAAAGCGTGATCTTCGATGCCATTTCCGAAGGCAATAAAATGTCTTCCTTCGCCGAGTTCCGTAAGAACGGAACTGCCTTCTACCATAAGACCGGGGGTGCCGGCGGTGGGAGGGGATTCAATATCGCCGTGATCGATTTGAATACTGGTGAGCAGGTAGGCCAGGTACAGAATTTCGATACATGGGGCTCGGTAAGTCCAAGCCTGGTCACTGCCTATCTGGACTCCATCCCGAACAAAAGCCTGATCTTGATCGCCGTCGGAGATGAAGCAGGGATCAATCACTGGGATACCTGTGATTTTTACTCCGGTAGCAGTCTGAATCTCATAGACAGCTTGAGAGCGCTTGGGTCGACGATGATTTCAAATTATTGCTACGGATATTCCTGGAGCATGATCGCCATCAAAGGCGGCGACAAGAAAGACGAGCAGTTGCTTACGATCGGGGATGCGAAAAGCACTTTCAGCCTTCAACTTCCGTAG
- a CDS encoding DUF4260 domain-containing protein — protein MNKLLKIEELAMFCLGIFLFSQLHFAWWWFALLLLTPDIGMIGYLINPKIGAFTYNLLHHRAVAISVYLSGIYFGNSILQLAGVIMFAHSSMDRILGFGLKYPDSFTHTHLEKIGK, from the coding sequence ATGAATAAACTCCTGAAAATAGAAGAACTGGCAATGTTTTGTCTGGGCATCTTTCTGTTCTCGCAGCTTCATTTTGCCTGGTGGTGGTTCGCGCTTTTGTTGCTGACGCCGGATATCGGAATGATAGGGTATCTGATAAATCCAAAGATCGGAGCTTTTACTTATAACCTCCTGCATCACAGAGCCGTGGCCATAAGCGTATATTTATCGGGGATCTATTTCGGCAACAGCATTCTGCAGCTTGCCGGAGTGATCATGTTCGCGCACAGCAGCATGGATCGGATCTTAGGCTTTGGGCTTAAGTATCCTGATTCTTTTACTCACACTCATTTGGAAAAAATAGGGAAATAA
- a CDS encoding PPC domain-containing DNA-binding protein, whose translation MKTILHEGNQYVLRFDRGEEVISSLKQFCQQEKIVSVFFYGLGACSYLKLAYYNLETKKYQEQEFDRDLEIAGVSGNIAEFENDLTVHMHGSFADETMKALGGHVVSMKTAGTCEIFLTKFGQPMTRKFNPETGLKLLD comes from the coding sequence ATGAAAACTATTTTGCACGAAGGCAATCAATACGTGTTAAGGTTTGACAGGGGAGAGGAAGTCATCTCTTCACTCAAACAATTTTGTCAGCAGGAGAAAATCGTTTCCGTCTTTTTTTACGGGTTGGGCGCATGCAGTTATTTGAAGCTTGCTTACTATAATCTGGAGACAAAAAAATACCAGGAGCAGGAATTCGATCGGGATCTGGAGATAGCAGGTGTCAGCGGAAATATTGCAGAATTTGAGAATGACCTGACTGTGCACATGCACGGCAGCTTTGCCGACGAAACCATGAAAGCATTGGGCGGGCATGTTGTGTCCATGAAAACAGCCGGGACCTGCGAAATATTCCTGACGAAATTCGGACAGCCGATGACCCGTAAATTCAACCCCGAAACCGGCCTGAAGCTTTTGGATTGA
- a CDS encoding helix-turn-helix domain-containing protein: protein MERKTISIPKACELVGVSRRTIYNWIETNKVEYMRIGDGTIRIFIDSLWREAGDKIKPGPEQNFIPPPKDIPPK, encoded by the coding sequence ATGGAGCGCAAAACAATTTCAATACCGAAAGCCTGTGAACTGGTCGGTGTCAGCCGGCGCACGATATACAACTGGATTGAGACCAATAAAGTCGAATATATGCGTATAGGCGACGGCACGATCCGCATCTTCATCGATTCGCTCTGGCGCGAAGCGGGTGACAAGATCAAGCCCGGCCCTGAACAGAATTTCATTCCCCCGCCAAAGGACATCCCTCCAAAATAA
- a CDS encoding NAD(P)H-dependent oxidoreductase → MYKVKPSEECEMIEDMPLKALVLNASLKHKGKEISNTEELAQLVLDNMKPHKVESEIIRLADLRIPVGLDYKESDDDEWPSIVAKIKAADIVIFATPIWWGGRSSLMQRIIERLDSLDEEYSASGRSALLNKVAGICITGSEDGAQAVQGAIMEVLTWMNFTLPPECCAYWVGEVGQPPAKDREKRLANEATKHMAHNLARNLVYYAQLLKKHPMVMK, encoded by the coding sequence ATGTACAAAGTAAAACCGTCAGAGGAATGCGAAATGATAGAAGACATGCCGTTGAAAGCTTTGGTGCTGAATGCTTCTTTAAAACATAAAGGCAAGGAGATATCAAACACCGAGGAACTGGCGCAGCTGGTTTTGGATAATATGAAGCCTCATAAAGTGGAGTCCGAGATCATCCGCCTGGCTGATCTGAGAATTCCTGTGGGCTTGGATTATAAAGAAAGCGATGACGACGAGTGGCCTTCGATCGTGGCTAAAATTAAAGCTGCGGATATTGTCATCTTTGCCACGCCGATCTGGTGGGGCGGACGCTCCAGCCTAATGCAGAGGATAATTGAGAGATTGGATTCTTTGGACGAAGAGTATTCGGCTTCGGGTAGATCGGCTTTATTGAATAAAGTGGCGGGGATATGCATTACCGGTTCGGAAGACGGGGCGCAGGCGGTGCAGGGAGCGATCATGGAAGTTCTGACCTGGATGAATTTTACTTTGCCTCCGGAGTGCTGCGCTTACTGGGTCGGGGAAGTGGGACAGCCGCCGGCGAAGGATCGCGAAAAGCGGCTAGCCAATGAAGCCACCAAGCACATGGCGCACAATCTGGCCCGCAATCTGGTTTATTATGCGCAACTTCTGAAAAAGCATCCGATGGTGATGAAATAG